From the Flavobacterium gyeonganense genome, the window CGTTCAAAATACAAAATATTTTTCTTTTTGAGTTCTGTTATTTTTCCATGTTTTGTTGTTTTTATTATTGCTGCTATCTTAACAAGTCCTGCTCTAATTGAAATGTCAAATTTAAAATTCGATATGAGTAATTACAATTACAGAATTATTTTTGGAATTCTAATTTTCCCTCCAAGCATTTTATTAAATATTTATTTCTCGAAATTCTATTTAAAAAGAATATCAACTACAAAAAAAGAAAACGAAATCGAATTAATCGGAACAGAATGAAAAAAGAAAATAAATCAGTAATCATTTGGTTACTATCAGGTTGTGTTTTATTATTTTTAATGGTTGTCGTGGGCGGTATTACACGTTTGACCAATTCAGGTTTATCTATGACCGACTGGCATTTGGTAACCGACACTTTTCCGCCTTTAACAGAAGCAAAATGGAATGAAGCTTTTGAACAATACAAGAAATTCCCAGAATATCAAAAAATCAACATTCACAACGATTTTCAATTGGCAGATTATAAATTCATTTATTTCTGGGAATGGTTTCACCGCTTCATTGGCCGTATTATTGGTTTGGTTTTTTTTGTTCCTTTTGTATACTTTTTAATCAAAAAGAAACTAGACACTCCAACCATTAAAAAATGCATTGTTCTTTTGGCAATGGGTGGTTTTCAGGGATTCCTTGGCTGGTTTATGGTACGCAGCGGATTAATTGACAATCCGGATGTAAGCCACTTCAGACTTTCACTGCACCTCACTTTCGCCTTTATCACTTTTGCTTACACGCTTTGGGTAGCGCTTGATCTGATTTATCCGGAAAGAAACATCAATAAAATTCTTCCGCTTCGTAAAATCGCAAGATATGCTTTAGCAGCTTTATTGATACAGATTATTTATGGTGGATTTGTAGCCGGACTTAACGCCGGATTAATTCACAATCACTGGCCATTAATGAGTGACGGAGAATTTATTCATGAATCGGTTTTTATTGAACAGTCTTCTCTAATCAAAAATTTAATTGAAGGAAAAAGCGGTGTTCAGTTTGTACACAGAACTTTTGCGTATGCAGTAGTGGCGATTATTCTTTTTCTGTATTTCAAAAGCAAAAAATATTCACTTACCGATACCCAGTCA encodes:
- a CDS encoding COX15/CtaA family protein; this encodes MKKENKSVIIWLLSGCVLLFLMVVVGGITRLTNSGLSMTDWHLVTDTFPPLTEAKWNEAFEQYKKFPEYQKINIHNDFQLADYKFIYFWEWFHRFIGRIIGLVFFVPFVYFLIKKKLDTPTIKKCIVLLAMGGFQGFLGWFMVRSGLIDNPDVSHFRLSLHLTFAFITFAYTLWVALDLIYPERNINKILPLRKIARYALAALLIQIIYGGFVAGLNAGLIHNHWPLMSDGEFIHESVFIEQSSLIKNLIEGKSGVQFVHRTFAYAVVAIILFLYFKSKKYSLTDTQSKGINILVFFVFVQFALGVFTLLYSVPLALGLIHQIMAFLLLSAMTYTLHRLSK